The Dyadobacter sp. 676 DNA window CCACAATCTGCAATGCGAGCCCCGGATGCGCATCAATGGCGGTCAGCACGGTTTTGACACGGCTGAAACTGGCCCTGGCGGTGATTACTACGCAGATTTTACGCATGGCGAAGGTGAGCTTCGGTGAGGAATTCCCATTGTGAAATGTCGCGGGTAAGCGTTTTGCCCAGTATTTCCCGATAGCGCGAAGCGGGTAAGCCAAAGCCGGCCGGTTTTTTGGTTTCGAGGTGGTGGCATTGAATCTTTTCACCGCTGCGCAGGTCCCGGTTTACAGCCAGCGATTTCCCGAACAGGCTCTTTAATCTCGAAAAAGCACCATGTTTGTCTTTATCGACCGGAAAATCCAATGCAGTTTCGATCCGGCGGACACCCGCGATCAGGGTGGTTGCCTGCCGTACATTTAAGGAGGAGGACGCATCGGGATTGGCGATCCTTTTATCGAACGTAATGTGAAATTCGAGAATACGGGCACCTAATGCAACGGCGGCAAGCGGCGCGAAAATGTCGCCCGAATGGTCGGAGAATCCTACCGGAATATGATAGCGTTCGCTCATTTCCTTCATCACATTCAATCCCCATTGCTGCGGCTTGGTTGGGTAGGCGGTGGTACATTGCAGAAGGGAAACAATGACGCCCCGCGATTGCAAAAATGCCACGGCATGATCAAGCTCCGCCCACGAACTCATTCCGGACGACAGCATGACAGGCTTGCCGCTTGCGCTTATCTTGTCGAACATCGGCAGGTTATCCACTTCGCCGGACCCGACTTTGAATCCCGACACGCCGATTTCGTTCAGTAAATCCACCGCTGCCAGCGAAAACGGGCTTGCCAGAAAGTCGAGACCAACCGTTTCACAGTGTTTTTTAAGCTCTTCCCATTCGGCCAGGGTAAACTCCATTTTCTTCCAGTAATCGAAGCGGGAGCCGTTTTGATAAGGAATTTTCACCCTGAAGTCTTCGTAAACACTGCTTTCCGCATCGGCGATGTGTACCTGGAACTTGGCTGCGTTCGCACCTGCGCGAGCGAGGGCATCGATGTACGAATGCGCGAGCGTGATACTTCCCTCGTGCGCCTGGCCAATTTCGCCAATGATATAGGTGTGTCGTTTCATAAGTGTATGTGGTTTGATTTAAAGTGCTACTGGTAGTAATTATATTGATAGCGATGCAGCTCCCGGGTGCCGTTAAGTACGACGTGCATATTGGGGAGTTGCGATTCACTGTGAAGCTCCCGGATGCCCGCAAGCTGATGCAGGTAAGTAAAGTGCTGCCGGACAACGTAAAGCGTCATATCGGCGTGATGACCCAGCCACCGGGCGTCAGCAACCAGGCCGACGGGAGGGCTGTCCAGCAGCAGGTAGTCATATCGTTTCCTCAGCATCGAAATAAGCTCGCCGACTTTCGGGGACAGCAGTATTTCGCCCGCTCCCGGGCAACGCTCTCCGGATGCCAGAAAGTCGAAGGAATGCACTGTACCGCATCGCTGAATGCAGGGTTCGCCACCCGATGTTATGGATTCCGTAACTCCCTCGTTTTTCAGGTTCAGCAATCCCGCGAGGGTAGGGTTTCGGAGGTCGAAATCGACTAGCAAAACCTTCTTGCATGCGAGCGCAAGAGACTGTGCGAGATGCGCGGCGATAAATGATTTTCCCTCGTTGGCCATCGCAGAGGTGAGCAAAATCACAGTATTTAGCTCCGAGCCGCTTGCAAACTGAATGTTCGTACGCAATGAACGGAGCTGTTCCATGATCAGGCCCTTGTTACCCGCCTTTGTAAAAAGCGGGGACCGCGTTTGCTGGCTGATTTCTCCAATGACAGCCACATTGCATTGTTGCAAAATGTCTTCCTTCGACGTGATCTTGTCGTTCAGCAGTTGCCGGATATACAGAACGACGACAGGCGCCGCCAGGCCTGTGAGGAAAGCCAGCAGCAAAGTTAGCCGCCTGTTAGGGTATACCGGCACCGCGCTGGCTTGGGGCGCGTCGATTATTCGCGCGTTGGCGATATTTGCGGAACGGGAAATGGCCGTCTCCATCCGTTTTTTGAGGAGAAATAAATAGAGCTCCTGTTGGATACCCTGTTCCCGCGATCGTGCCAGGAACGTGCGCTGGTAGCCGGGTATATGCGCAATTTCGGTTTCGGAAATACCGGCGTATTCTCGGGCAGCCGCTATACTGATGGCCAGCTCCTGTTGCTGATGCCGGATGGCGTCGGATAAACTGGCCCTGACGGCCTCGATCTGGCTGCATAAGGACCTGACTTCGGGGTGATTGGCGGAGAGCGAAGCGAGGGCTTTTACATAGTCGAGTTGCATTTCGTTGTATCGGGCAATTAGTGCGGAAAAATTGCCTTCCTGAGGGAACAACGCCGAAGGGATTACCGATGCAGGTCGTTTCCGCAGATGCTCTTCCAGCTTTTGCATAATTTTCAAACGGACTGTCAGTGTTTTTTCCTCGCTTGCATTGCCGGCCAGTTTTTGAATTGCCAGGCGGCTGTCCTCTGCCATATCGATAAATCTGTGTTTCCTGCGAAACCGCTCAATATCCGTCTCCACTTTGGTCAGTTCCAATGAGACCCGTTTCAGATTGACATCGATAAAAGCGATCGTATTGTCGGCAACTTTGTTCTTCTCTTCGATACTCGCTTTTTGGTATCTGTAAATCAGCTGCCGGAGTATAGCCTCGCCTTTGCGGGGCAGCACATCCTGTATCGATATGTTTACCAGGCTGGCTGTTTTGTTGGAAGCCTGAATGGTCAGAGCACGGGTGTAATGTTCAAGAATGGTTTCGTTGGAGGAAATCGTAAAGGTATAATCGCAATCGGCGGCTGGTTTGAAACTAGTGGTATCCACGATAGCGATTCCGTGAGGAAGCGCTATTATTTTTCCGAATGCGCCTTTGTAGCTGGCAGAAGCCGTATGGAGTGTGAATAATTGCCCATTTGCTTTTTCAATGCGATATGTTTCCGGCCTGGCGGACCGCCGTTTCAGGAAACGAACGGCGAAAGGTTTTTTTTTCGTAAATCTCAGTCGTTTTAAGATGGCCGGTGGCGAAGTATCGCGTGGTGAGGTGCAGGTCGTTGACGACCCGGTTCAGTAACGTCCGGCTTTTGAGTATTTCAATCTCGTTTTCCACACTGCTGGTGGCGTCGGGGAGTCCAAGCTCTTCCAGCAGGGCGGTTTCACGGAAGTCGCTTCCCCGTGAATTATCCTGTACAAGTAGCGACGCAGCGATGTGATAGTGTGGCGTTTTGTATCGCAGAAACACGAACCCCAGCGCGGCGAACAGGAATGTCGAAAGAGGAATCCAGTACCATCTGAATTGGATGGACCTCCAAAGCGGGTTAACGGCCCAGTCCTGAAGTGGGCTGAATTCTGCTATCGAAAATTTGGCTGCCGGCATCTGATACGGTTTAGGTTCGTATCATTTAGACGTCAACTTGTAATTTTGGTAACGCGACTTCTACAAAGATTTTTTTCAAAATTTTAATGGAAAATAAAAAATCCCCGTCTCAGGGCGCTGAAACGGGGATTTTGTAAAAAAATATTTTTTCTACGAATCGAAATGCACTCTCACTTTTTTGAGAGCCGAGGCGACGACCTGGTGCATGTCGTAATAACGGTATTCAGCGAGCCGCCCACCGAAAATCACATTTTGCTCCTCGGCAGCAAGTGCTCTGTATTGGTTGAATACCGCGGTATTCTTATCGTCATTCACCGGATAATAGGGCTCGGCACCCTTCACCCATTCTTGCGGGTACTCGTGTGTGATCACAGTTTTGGGCTGTGTGCCGAATTCAAAATGCTTGTGCTCGATGATGCGGGTGAATGGTGTTTCGCCGTCGGTATAATTCACTACCGCGTTCCCCTGGTAATTTTCCTGATCGAGCAGCTGATTTTCAAAACGCAGACTGCGGTATTCCAGCTGGCCGAAGCGGAAATCGAAATACTCGTCGATGGGGCCGGTGTAAACGATTATGTTGGCCAGAGCAGTAAGGGCTTCTCTGTCTTTGAAAAAATCGACACCGAGACGGACGTCTACACCGTTCAATAGCCCTTCTGTCAGCTTGTTGTAGCCGCCTATCGGAATGCCCTGATAACGGTCGTTGAAATAGTTATTGTCGAATGTAAACCGTACGGGAAGCCGTTTGATAATAAATGCAGGCAGTTCGGTAGCTTTCCTGCCCCATTGCTTCTCGGTATATGCTTTGATCAGCTTTTCGTAAATGTCGGTTCCAACGAGTGAGATAGCCTGCTCTTCCAGGTTTTTAGGCTCTGTGATACCTGCTTCTTCCACTTGCCTGCGGATTTTTTCCTTCGCCTCTTCCGGTGTACGCACCTTCCATAGCTGATAGAAAGTGTTCATATTGAAGGGAAGGTTGTAAAGCTCGCCGTTATAATTGGCTACCGGAGAGTTGGTATACCGGTTAAACTCCACAAACGAGTTAACGTACTCCCAGATCTCCTTGTCGTTTGTGTGAAATATATGTGCGCCGTACTTGTGCACATTAATTCCCTCGATGTTCTCGCAATACACATTGCCGCCGATATGGTCGCGGCGGTCGATTACAAGGCACTTCTTTCCTCGTTTCGTTGCCTCGTGAGCAAATACCGATCCCCACAAACCTGCACCCACTACCAGATAATCATATTGTTTCATTAATTCCCCGTTGCGTTGTTATGATGTGGCTAATTGATTTCGCGTGTGAATATATTAAAAAAG harbors:
- a CDS encoding GNVR domain-containing protein, with the protein product MDTTSFKPAADCDYTFTISSNETILEHYTRALTIQASNKTASLVNISIQDVLPRKGEAILRQLIYRYQKASIEEKNKVADNTIAFIDVNLKRVSLELTKVETDIERFRRKHRFIDMAEDSRLAIQKLAGNASEEKTLTVRLKIMQKLEEHLRKRPASVIPSALFPQEGNFSALIARYNEMQLDYVKALASLSANHPEVRSLCSQIEAVRASLSDAIRHQQQELAISIAAAREYAGISETEIAHIPGYQRTFLARSREQGIQQELYLFLLKKRMETAISRSANIANARIIDAPQASAVPVYPNRRLTLLLAFLTGLAAPVVVLYIRQLLNDKITSKEDILQQCNVAVIGEISQQTRSPLFTKAGNKGLIMEQLRSLRTNIQFASGSELNTVILLTSAMANEGKSFIAAHLAQSLALACKKVLLVDFDLRNPTLAGLLNLKNEGVTESITSGGEPCIQRCGTVHSFDFLASGERCPGAGEILLSPKVGELISMLRKRYDYLLLDSPPVGLVADARWLGHHADMTLYVVRQHFTYLHQLAGIRELHSESQLPNMHVVLNGTRELHRYQYNYYQ
- the glf gene encoding UDP-galactopyranose mutase, with protein sequence MKQYDYLVVGAGLWGSVFAHEATKRGKKCLVIDRRDHIGGNVYCENIEGINVHKYGAHIFHTNDKEIWEYVNSFVEFNRYTNSPVANYNGELYNLPFNMNTFYQLWKVRTPEEAKEKIRRQVEEAGITEPKNLEEQAISLVGTDIYEKLIKAYTEKQWGRKATELPAFIIKRLPVRFTFDNNYFNDRYQGIPIGGYNKLTEGLLNGVDVRLGVDFFKDREALTALANIIVYTGPIDEYFDFRFGQLEYRSLRFENQLLDQENYQGNAVVNYTDGETPFTRIIEHKHFEFGTQPKTVITHEYPQEWVKGAEPYYPVNDDKNTAVFNQYRALAAEEQNVIFGGRLAEYRYYDMHQVVASALKKVRVHFDS
- a CDS encoding N-acetylneuraminate synthase family protein, producing the protein MKRHTYIIGEIGQAHEGSITLAHSYIDALARAGANAAKFQVHIADAESSVYEDFRVKIPYQNGSRFDYWKKMEFTLAEWEELKKHCETVGLDFLASPFSLAAVDLLNEIGVSGFKVGSGEVDNLPMFDKISASGKPVMLSSGMSSWAELDHAVAFLQSRGVIVSLLQCTTAYPTKPQQWGLNVMKEMSERYHIPVGFSDHSGDIFAPLAAVALGARILEFHITFDKRIANPDASSSLNVRQATTLIAGVRRIETALDFPVDKDKHGAFSRLKSLFGKSLAVNRDLRSGEKIQCHHLETKKPAGFGLPASRYREILGKTLTRDISQWEFLTEAHLRHA
- a CDS encoding Wzz/FepE/Etk N-terminal domain-containing protein yields the protein MPAAKFSIAEFSPLQDWAVNPLWRSIQFRWYWIPLSTFLFAALGFVFLRYKTPHYHIAASLLVQDNSRGSDFRETALLEELGLPDATSSVENEIEILKSRTLLNRVVNDLHLTTRYFATGHLKTTEIYEKKTFRRSFPETAVRQAGNISH